The DNA region ctaaacaaattaattttgccaagatattttcggagatgatagacaagatgttatagaataataattgaataattgaaacctaattttgattaaaaaaaatatatttttcccgAATTTCCTTAAAATGTCCTAGCGGGTTTTCCCAGATcgcattttttttctctcttttttaatagatataaaaaaacaataacaagtaAAAAATggaatatgtataatatatatgttCCATTTTTTacttgttattgttttttatatgtttttttattgattttaatttcagtattagttattttattacattaaggtaaacaaaattaaatttctgcaagatgtagatgagtctaTTTtttattggaacagatttggatttAGCAtgacatcacttgctcaccaatggatcctctgcagtgaatgggtgccgtcagaatgacagtccaaacatgatggatttgtttcttaaacatgcagcttttggcttcacaagacattaattgatggattggagtggtgtggattacttgtggattattgtgatgtttttatcagctgtttgaactctcattctgacggcacccattcactgcagaggattcattgttgagcaagtgatgtaattctAAATCCAAATCCagattctccaaatctgttctgataaaaaaacaaactcagctacatcttgaatggcctgagagtgagtatattttttagcaaatttaaatttttgggcaaaatattactttaaggggagacactgcaggcacctGTCAAGTTTCAGATTtcgggctttttggtgtttcataaaggtTTTTTTCAGACAAGTGCAacgaaaacacccaaaagacactattaagtgtttcttttatagcactttatctatttgtgtcaatagatttcaattataatgaatatttttaaaggccgttttcttaaaattagttttttctcctgcactgagccacaaatctccacttcagtaacacttacacacatcaaactttacatttttattcctgtctatatcctgaaggtttttacagagggaatagttcatatataatttgcttgattttatacaacattttatttccctaaaagaatacattgttttctgtctaagTTTTATCTGAATTATGGGgtgatacccaaaatcccctctgtaaaaacataaataaaatgcacaagaattttgaaactgacttcatccagtgtttagatttttgtactggaaATGTTTGCACAttagcacatatttaattaaataatgcctcatttgcatatttaaacctaacattttagtaAACTTAAGactattagttgttttttttaccctattgacCTGCAGTGTCTCATGTGGataacagtaaatacatttaataaagacTGAAAAACGTATGTTTTTGGCCTTCATGCAGAATCTTGAAAAAGTGTTCAAGCACAGAGACCTGCAGCAGAAATTACTGGAGACAAAACTCTCACAGGCCAACATGATTCTCAAAGAAGCTGAGCAGAAACACAAGCTGGAGAAGGAACTTGTGAGTAAAACTTTGAATGATTTCatctaataaaatatatttttattgcaggAATTGTCTTGCTGCTAGTTTGAGTCAAGTGAAACCACAGGTTATCGCCATTGTGCAATGCAGATAACTCCTCATCCCTGTTTTCTTGGATAGTTTACTTATTTCCAATCTATATTTTTTTCCAGTTACTGAAGCAAACTGCAGAAGCCAAAATACAGGTTAAACTTTTAAAAGAACAAGAGGTTGACATGAAGGCTCAGGTAAATTTACATCAAATAATACACACCACTATTGTTTTCTCAAATCATGTCTGTTCAGAAGTGAACACATTTCTTTTCTGTTAGCTTGTTGTGTATTCCGAGAAATTTGACGAATTCCAAGGAACAGTGTCTAAGAGCCACAATGTGTATGCCAGCTTCAAACAGGACATGGACAAGGTGTGTACCTTCCTCAGACATAATCAAAACATCAAAATGCAGATATTATTGAAGCTTTAACATGTGCTTTTTTAGAAATGTGGTCATTAAGTCCAACTTTTCAAACAAGTTGAAATTTGTTTACAGTCTCACATAAAATGCATCCATGTTTAGTATATTTTGGGATATTAAAAGGGGCTTGGGGTCTCTCAGACACCGAATAAAACATTAGGGTTAAATTCTAGCATGTTTAGTCAGGTTAGTAAGACTAAAActgttttgttaattgaaataaatctgaaaataAATTTGCTGAAAGTCTTAAACTAAATGTAActtagaaatgttgcattggcaactAACTTAAGTTAGTTTACttaactaaaattactaactgaaaatttcaaaaactaaaactgaaatgaaacgaaattaaatctaaatagtaaaataacactaaaatgtcaaaaacacataaaattacaaacaaataaataatttgtaaaaaaaaaaaagtaaattcttaATTTTGTTAATTTAAGTAAACTGAAATGAATTAAAACTAAACacaaattacaaatgttgccTACATTTAAGCtgaagcacaaaataaaaaaactgcaaatgaataaaaattaaaactgaattgCAAATCAATTAAACCtaaacagtatatatatataatgacaaaaacacaagatAATGTGTAAACCCTATGATAGCACATAAGaaataagaaatatataaaaaatacatagtaaataataataaaatgacaaaagcacataagaaAATTCCTAAAGCTTTAACctaaaattgaaataaactaaaaatataaaataaaagcaaattcaaaatattaataaaaactatgatAGCATATaagaaatttattaaaaaaaaaaaaaacactaagcaGCTTGCTGTCTGTCTTATTTACATGGTACGATGTTGATTTGTCTTACAGATGGCAAAGAAGATGAAGAAGTTGGAGAAGGAGGCAACGTCCTGGAAATCCCGTTTTGATGGCTGCAATAGATCTCTCATTGATATGGTTGCTGACGTAAGTTGCACAGTTCATATATCAATATTGTAGAACACAGTGAACCATATCAGgctcttcaaagaaccttttagtaaACAGTTtataaaagctatttttaaaggtgccatagaatgcattgatacaatattttaaattgttctctgatatctacatagaaagtatatggcataggaaagggcaaaacggggttttacaggtccatttacaaccctaggatttgtccctagaatgaaatggtctgttgttaccttatttggaaggttcatgaataataataatgagctctgctctgattggctgtttcacagagcggctcatttcacatggaggaaaatatatatttaatcaaggAGTTCGCGCCTCTGTTAATATATTGAAACTATCCCTGCACTTAACGtctcctgcacaacctgaaacatataatttattcctgtgatctgccatttccgctattgtcctcgctttgttttttcacagaagcctagctgcagaacttctgatgattcggctatgcgaaggttgggggcgtaactattaatgatcgcgactcttatgtaatagtcgctgttatgttaggattagcctatttttcaaacaccagatttatataaggaggaggaaacgatggtgtttgagacttacagtatgtcatgtccatgtacagaactgttattattcaactatgcctaggtaaatacagttttccattctatggcacctttaaaacatttaatcatctaaagaaccttttgtgcaaggTTCCATgtttgttaaaggttcttcaaccatatatgtgaccctggaccacaaaaccagtcttaagtcgctggggtatatttgtagcaatagccaaaaattcattgtatgggtcaaaattattgatttttcttttatgccaaaaatcattaggaaattaagtaaagatcatgttccatgaagattttttgtaaaattcctactataaatatttcaaaaagtaatttttgattagtaatatgcattgttaagaacttaatatggagatctttaaaggtgattttctcagtatttagatttttttgcaccctcagattccagatattcaaatagatgtatctcggccaaatattgtcctatcctaacaaatcatatatcaatagaaagcttatttattgagctttcatatgatgtatacatctcagttttgtaaaatttaaccttatgactggttttgtggtccagggtcacatatgccaaCAAAGAACCTTCATTTTGAAGAATTTAACAACTACTAGCTGTACAGTGAGAATCAAGAGAATGAATCTTCACCCAAATGATGTTGCTGAATCTTTATAGCAGATACAGATTAATATGATCAAGATTTTCTCACACAGAAAGCGCTGAAGGAGAAGGAGTTTGAACTCATCACCCTGAAAACCCAAAAACTGGAGAATCTCTGTAGAGCGCTTCAAGATGAAAGGAAAAACTTGTATCAGAAGCTCCACGGATCCCAACAGCCTGGAGCCGAAGACGCAGCTGCTGCTACTGAGCCAATCACTGCTGAGAAAACTACAGAGGAAGTTGCAGTACCTAAAGAGGAGGTGACAGTCTCAACAGAAGTGGTTACACCCACTGAACCAACCTGTAAGTCTCCCGCAGATGAGACGCCCCTGACCAAAGAGCTTGCCAACCTGAAGGCGGAGAAGACTAGGCTACAGGAACTCGCAACAGCGTTCACTATTTGCCGCCACCTGCCGCCAGAGGCCTACGAAGACTCGAATAGCTGCGAAAGCACAGACGCTGCTGAGGGTGAGCAAAAGGTCGAAATGGAGTTCAACTTCACAGAGGAAACCATCACAGAAACACTGTCTGAAGAACATCAAGAGCTCAGAGATAAAGACATGCAATCGGTGGATTAGACAGACTGAACTCAATATCAGTTTGTCACATTCATAAATAAAGTTTTTACAACTAAATCCCTGTGTATCGTGCTTGTTTTAACTTTGAAACCATGCATTCATGTAGTATTATGTATTTTAAGATACAAAAAACTCTAAAATGGTTATATAAATGCATACATTTGGAGAAactgatgcattttggaaattatAGATATGTAATCATTTATTGGCTCTTTATTTTTGATAAAGAATTAATTACTAAAGCTAAAGCCTATGACTAATTATTAAGATGGCAGATG from Garra rufa chromosome 21, GarRuf1.0, whole genome shotgun sequence includes:
- the LOC141295832 gene encoding beta-taxilin-like — protein: MESCSQSTNGDTKAEVTHDLTEDLSQQLEDIISTFQVTEQPSETEDVEEEAVPDKTKEQKMEKKMLKGLGKEAMLLMQSLNKLGSPEQKLEALIKKHAELLEEHRSDQKQLKVLQKKFLQVLKEKDQLQSEHSRAVLARSKLEGLCRELQRHNKTLKEETLQRCREDDLKRKEITTHFQSTLTDIQAQIEEHSSRNNKLCQENSDLAEKLKDLISKYDQREANLEKVFKHRDLQQKLLETKLSQANMILKEAEQKHKLEKELLLKQTAEAKIQVKLLKEQEVDMKAQLVVYSEKFDEFQGTVSKSHNVYASFKQDMDKMAKKMKKLEKEATSWKSRFDGCNRSLIDMVADKALKEKEFELITLKTQKLENLCRALQDERKNLYQKLHGSQQPGAEDAAAATEPITAEKTTEEVAVPKEEVTVSTEVVTPTEPTCKSPADETPLTKELANLKAEKTRLQELATAFTICRHLPPEAYEDSNSCESTDAAEGEQKVEMEFNFTEETITETLSEEHQELRDKDMQSVD